From Malaya genurostris strain Urasoe2022 chromosome 2, Malgen_1.1, whole genome shotgun sequence:
catttgaaaaatggtatcaatgctctattctgaataaacattaccacctcagagtaaaaacattttcttcaactactactatgatttttcaaataaatttgcccgttttcataagaaatcgttaaaaagatggagtaattagaaattttcctaccgatttgacagctctaaacaagcagctcctctacatttcagttttgcgacaatatgccaatcgtGTGAATGtgcaaagggaaaactcattggactaattttgacggaggctgacgttccggtgacggtgccggaagaagccggatcgtctgaatcgtacatgaATGTGCAGAAGCATTTGATAGTTGACGATCATCAGTGTTTTGGCGAAAACTGAATAATCAATCCTTAGCACTGCCAAGTCTGGTAAGGCTAGTTGTTTGCTATGAATTATGGGTTGAGACATTCTCTCTTACCGAGAGAAGGAGAAACGGTGGTATACGTAAACATGTTTCGCTCTCTTCCATTCCCGTGCATTGACAGTTGTTCCAATGAAGTAACAAGGCTCACGTTTCCTCAAAAGCGACATAGTTCGTAAAGCAGATATATTCATGAATAGCACACGCCGTGAAGCATGTATACTCATCTTCACTGCTTCGTTCATCCAAACCCTGCAGTAATGAAACATGGTATGGTTCAATGGCATTTTTATGATGAGATGTGTATATTTACATAACACTTTTCGTCGAACACTTAtgattttgaatgcaaaatatGTTCTACTTACCTTTTTGCAAGGaaaaatgtaacaaaaatgaaatatgCCATTTCCATATTCTATTTcgattgaaaacaaaatttaattatgTAAGTCAGTATTAATTGATATAGGCAATAACGCATTTAGGTGTAATTCGCTAATCTACATTCTGGTACAATTTTTGACTGCAAATGAGGTCTACTATCACCAGTCACCCTGTGTTACATATATACGTAGTGGAAgataacaacttttttttttaattcaccgaACTGAGCCGGAAAGTACATAACACTAAGGGTCTCCGAGTTCCGAGCAAAAGTttggtttttcaaaaaaaaaacccgtTCCGGAAATATCCATTTTGTTACGCGTtttgagaaacatcaatgaaccggaagtcaccattttGGATATTGAAACAAGTTCAAgtttcgttttccgacatctactttgttttaatttttgtagGTACAtgtatgtctttattatttatttttggtTCATCTATCTCCTGAAATCACCAAGTCTAAAAGTCCGTTTTCCTTCATAATTCCAGAACCTGTCCTGTCGGTATGCAAGGCGAAAGATCCAAACCTTGACAAATGCATCGTCGAAATAATCGAACGCATCCGACCCAGTATCGCCTCGGGAAACTACGGTTCCGAGATACAGCATCCCAGGATTGAATCGATGATACTCGAGCAGATCCGCATCGAACGGGGCCCATCGTTCTCGGCTAACTTTTCCGATCTTATGATCAACGGGTCTTCCAAATTCATCATCAAAAAGCTGAAGTAAGTGCGCAAATGTTTCTAtcgatcaagtgtttttttctgTCAATCTCATATTTCTCAGGACTGACCTGTCGCAGAAACAGATCAATGTCAGTGTGATTCTGCCGGTTCTGGATGTGCTAGGAAAGTACGCCCTAAATATGAACATTCTGGTCCTGCGCATCATCGGAAAGGGCGACATCAACGTTCAGCTCAGTTAGTTGTTTTGTCAACTCAGCAATTGTTTTCACCTATTAACTCAAAATCAACACATTCTTCGATTTCAGATGACACCAAAGCCATCCTGCGCCTGCAGTACTTCACCGAACAGGTCGACGGGAAGGATCTCGTTCGCTTCCGGCCGATTGATTTGAAGCTTAAATTCGACAAGGCCTCGTTCTACCTGCAGAATCTGTTCAACGGTGATCCGATGCTGGAGAAGGTCGGCAACGATGCCATCAACGAGAATCCGCACGTCCTGCTGGATGAGGTGAAATCGTCCTTCGAGGAGGGCCTCTCGGAGAAGTTCACCGGCATCGCCAACAGTCTGGTGAAGGATTCCGAGCTGAAGGAAATCTTCCCGGAGTAGAAACGACTGAGCGATTAGATCAGTAGCGATTTATGCTTGTGATGAATGGGATAATATAAATATTTATGTAGAAACgtgtcaagtttttttttctctttgtgAAAAATGCGGCACGTGTTTAACCGAGATCGTCGTGTGAGATAGTACTTGTCTGTCGGCTAGTGACTAGTGCTAGTCAGTGCAATTCAATTAGCAGGAGGTCATTAGTTTCGAGTGGAGCTATTCCTCAGTGTCTGAGAAGTGGGATGATTCTTGTTCGAGTCAATTTTGTAGGTCCACCCAAATAATAATCCCAACTAAGATGATTAAGGAATAAGATTTGGATACTCACACGGATTCGATCGGGAAGAGGAGAATGTTCATTGTTGCTAATTTACCAAGTGATGACGTCTGTTTATTGCAGTTAGGTTGGCCGTCGGCGGTGAGGTCGGTAAAGATCAAGTACCTGGACGGCAAACGTTGAATCCTACAGTCacaatcaaataacaattggcAATGAGCAGTGACAACTGAGTGCTATATATAAAAGATTGTTACGGGGATACGCTCGGATTAGTTTTGTACTACTATTTAAACGTACGGTTAGTGTTCACCGGTGTACTGCAAGTGCATTAACGGTTACTGCCAAGTCAGGATGAAATTCGATGTGATTGTGGTGCTTGTTTT
This genomic window contains:
- the LOC131431753 gene encoding circadian clock-controlled protein daywake-like — its product is MTRLIFAGLLLLVLNLGFSYAYLEPVLSVCKAKDPNLDKCIVEIIERIRPSIASGNYGSEIQHPRIESMILEQIRIERGPSFSANFSDLMINGSSKFIIKKLKTDLSQKQINVSVILPVLDVLGKYALNMNILVLRIIGKGDINVQLNDTKAILRLQYFTEQVDGKDLVRFRPIDLKLKFDKASFYLQNLFNGDPMLEKVGNDAINENPHVLLDEVKSSFEEGLSEKFTGIANSLVKDSELKEIFPE